Proteins from a genomic interval of Ptychodera flava strain L36383 chromosome 7, AS_Pfla_20210202, whole genome shotgun sequence:
- the LOC139136358 gene encoding hyalin-like, with amino-acid sequence MARRRRRCRVLVVCIYVSWFLSACNSQAGKAGEVTRKCFSQNNTDRPGRDFYGMPIEKLTYEDCCTACLKNALCKALVYNEDNRRCWFKHDAPPPSPLANHISAILEDSQEPVIICPSDFETSTYIDMHTIELTWSLPSVSDNSGSVNLSVSHERGSNFSIGVTTVSYIAEDPFGNTAYCWFNVTVKEQNCVNDHDLDTEKMIPSET; translated from the exons ATGGCTAGAAGGCGGAGACGGTGTAGGGTCTTGGTAGTATGCATATATGTGTCGTGGTTTCTATCGGCTTGCAATTCACAGGCTGGTAAGGCTGGGG AAGTGACACGAAAATGTTTCTCTCAAAACAACACTGATCGTCCTGGACGCGATTTTTATGGCATGCCAATTGAAAAGTTAACCTATGAAGATTGCTGTACAGCCTGCCTTAAAAATGCATTATGCAAGGCTTTGGTGTATAACGAAGATAATCGCCGGTGCTGGTTCAAACATGACGCACCACCTCCATCACCGCTTGCAAATCATATTTCAGCTATTCTCGAAG ACAGTCAAGAGCCCGTCATTATCTGTCCATCCGATTTTGAAACCAGCACTTACATAGACATGCATACCATTGAATTGACATGGTCACTTCCGAGTGTCTCAGACAACTCTGGTAGCGTCAACTTGTCCGTCAGCCATGAACGTGGTAGTAACTTTAGTATAGGCGTCACGACAGTGTCTTACATAGCTGAAGATCCTTTCGGCAATACAGCGTACTGTTGGTTCAACGTGACGGTAAAAG aacagaACTGTGTAAACGACCATGATTTAGACACAGAGAAAATGATTCCATCTGAGACTTGA